Proteins encoded by one window of Aspergillus puulaauensis MK2 DNA, chromosome 4, nearly complete sequence:
- a CDS encoding putative DNA polymerase iota (COG:L;~EggNog:ENOG410PKJB;~InterPro:IPR001126,IPR043128,IPR017961,IPR043502;~PFAM:PF00817,PF11799;~go_function: GO:0003684 - damaged DNA binding [Evidence IEA];~go_process: GO:0006281 - DNA repair [Evidence IEA]) gives MATAPLRDDQRIVIHFDYDCFYASVFEAEQPILKSLPLAVQQKQIVVTCNYEARRRGLHKLQLIKEAKQICPDAVIVLGEDLTKFRDVSKDLYLFLRSFVWGERVEKLGLDEVFMDVTDMITYNAALLNHSDLAHSFFQLNLQDPTVGFAFDASRIYGPTYPDGAGDMTEPDASQPYLKLLIASHLAGYLRNQLEEQRGYTATAGISTSKLLAKVVGTVHKPDSQTTLLPPYAATREHGESNVLNFLDSREIRAIPGIGSKLSRKIMSYIATTNHDVAEDKVTIRDVRLSPGMGPSLLEKILGGPGAPRDIGMKVWGLLHGVDNTQVGEARDLPTQISIENSYGHLDNFETVRKEMVSLATRLVRRMRTDLTESYDDAEAPTGSASQIPRSETKFRWLARPRTLRLSTLPRPAPGTNHAQMRGYSRISNSAPLPQYVFNLDESVDALGERLVRESATSMFRKLHRERSVWNLRVLNLAVTNMVEVAGDRKHNSGRDIGKMFLQRETQHGHIPPETDENLTIAPAASWEDSDEEDTDMPCIPCPICGARIPHFALVAHELYHSSCE, from the exons ATGGCAACCGCTCCGTTGAGAGACGATCAGCGTATCGTAATCCACTTT GATTACGACTGTTTCTACGCATCGGTATTTGAGGCCGAGCAGCCGATACTGAAATCGCTTCCACTGGCCGTCCAGCAAAAGCAGATCGTTGTCACCTGTAACTACGAGGCTCGGAGGCGAGGGCTACACAAGCTTCAGCTTAtcaaagaagcaaaacaaatcTGCCCAGATGCCGTCATTGTCCTGGGAGAGGATCTCACTAAATTCCGAGACGTGTCCAAAGATCTCTACCTCTTTCTCCGGAGTTTTGTCTGGGGAGAGAGAGTCGAGAAGCTGGGTCTCGATGAGGTGTTTATGGATGTTACAGACATGATTACTTACAATGCAGCCTTATTGAACCATAGTGACCTGGCACACTCTTTTTTTCAGCTCAACCTTCAAGATCCCACTGTTGGCTTCGCCTTTGATGCCAGCAGAATATATGGCCCTACCTATCCCGATGGAGCTGGGGACATGACCGAACCTGACGCCTCACAGCCTTACTTGAAACTTCTTATTGCGTCTCATCTCGCTGGCTATCTTCGTAATCAACTAGAAGAGCAAAGGGGTTACACTGCCACTGCAGGTATCTCAACGTCCAAACTTCTTGCCAAAGTAGTGGGGACCGTTCATAAACCGGACAGTCAGACGACGCTACTTCCACCTTACGCTGCGACAAGAGAACATGGGGAAAGCAACGTGCTCAACTTCCTGGATTCGCGTGAAATACGAGCAATTCCCGGCATTGGTTCTAAACTATCTCGTAAAATCATGTCTTATATTGCAACTACGAACCACGATGTGGCCGAAGATAAAGTCACAATTCGCGACGTTCGCCTCTCTCCCGGCATGGGGCCTTCTCTCCTAGAAAAGATCCTAGGCGGGCCTGGGGCTCCTAGAGACATCGGAATGAAAGTGTGGGGCCTTCTTCATGGCGTAGATAATACGCAGGTTGGCGAAGCTCGAGATTTGCCAACCCAGATCAGCATCGAGAATTCATATGGCCATTTGGATAATTTCGAGACGGTTCGCAAAGAGATGGTATCGCTTGCGACCAGATTGGTCCGGCGGATGAGGACCGATTTGACAGAAAGCTACGATGACGCTGAAGCTCCGACTGGTAGCGCCTCCCAAATACCAAGGTCGGAAACGAAATTTCGATGGCTTGCTCGTCCGCGAACCCTCCGTTTGTCTACCCTACCACGGCCAGCGCCAGGCACAAACCATGCGCAGATGCGCGGCTACAGTCGCATATCGAACTCCGCGCCGCTCCCCCAGTATGTATTCAATCTCGACGAATCCGTAGACGCTTTGGGAGAACGACTCGTTCGAGAATCAGCAACATCTATGTTCCGTAAACTCCACCGAGAGAGGTCTGTTTGGAACCTGCGTGTTTTAAATCTCGCAGTGACGAACATGGTCGAAGTGGCGGGCGATAGGAAACATAATAGCGGCCGAGATATTGGTAAGATGTTTCTACAGCGGGAGACACAGCACGGGCACATTCCCCCGGAAACAGACGAGAATTTGACCATAGCGCCCGCGGCATCATGGGAGGACAgtgacgaggaagacacaGACATGCCCTGTATACCGTGTCCAATTTGTGGAGCCAGGATACCCCATTTTGCACTTGTTGCGCACGAATTATACCACTCGAGTTGTGAATAA
- a CDS encoding DEAD/DEAH box helicase (COG:A;~EggNog:ENOG410PIW8;~InterPro:IPR027417,IPR001650,IPR014014,IPR014001, IPR011545,IPR000629;~PFAM:PF04851,PF00270,PF00271;~go_function: GO:0003676 - nucleic acid binding [Evidence IEA];~go_function: GO:0004386 - helicase activity [Evidence IEA];~go_function: GO:0005524 - ATP binding [Evidence IEA]), which yields MQSSTDGLQPYASMAGKLDSKLLKALDVMGFESMTPVQQRILTELPDWRSDCLVQAKTGTGKTLAFLLPALHSLLQGRSAAPHGQVAILIITPTRELAQQIAKSCDQLTSQLAKPLECHIAVGGTARASAHSRFMKGAPSILVATPGRLKDYLSDPNTAQKLCNIQTLVLDEADRMLETGFLADVKEILKLIPPKSTGWQGMCFSATVPPKVKDVVSVVLKPGYSNISTIEQHEAPTHERVPQYHVVIPSVVDTFTTLTSLLKIEIKNSSKIIVFGVTANMVALFANVFSKGLTPLKVFEIHSRLNQAARTRTTTQFKEADSGILFASDVIGRGMDFPNVDLVIQIGLPSNAEQYVHRVGRTGRAGNEGRAVILLTESESFFMKNNRHLPIKPHPETDAINAGASSCTEAVIKAMYSIEETTKQRAYSSYIGFFAGSGLMKQLRLDKPGIVQLANNLAMQGMGCPEPPPMDKKVVGKMGLKGVPGFNYASGESLRPAKPRGPPRPKSRDDSPWKGKPRTALSPSAGRGGNHERVEKNSGPRWRGGRGGRGGRGGRGGRGGQ from the coding sequence ATGCAGAGCTCCACTGATGGCCTCCAGCCATACGCCTCCATGGCAGGAAAGCTGGACTCAAAACTTCTCAAAGCCCTTGATGTTATGGGATTCGAATCCATGACGCCTGTCCAGCAGCGTATTCTAACCGAACTCCCGGACTGGCGCAGCGACTGCCTTGTACAGGCGAAAACAGGGACTGGCAAAACCCTTGCATTTCTGCTACCTGCATTGCACTCTTTACTACAGGGGCGTTCAGCAGCACCGCATGGCCAAGTTGCCATTTTGATTATCACGCCGACGCGAGAGCTCGCCCAGCAGATTGCAAAATCGTGCGATCAGCTCACCTCACAGCTTGCGAAGCCTCTTGAGTGCCATATCGCAGTTGGTGGGACGGCTCGGGCATCCGCCCATTCGCGCTTCATGAAAGGAGCGCCGTCGATCCTGGTCGCAACACCGGGACGACTAAAGGACTACCTATCCGATCCTAATACAGCGCAGAAATTGTGCAATATCCAGActttggtgttggatgaaGCTGACAGGATGCTCGAGACGGGCTTTCTAGCTGACGTGAAGGAAATTCTGAAGCTTATCCCACCCAAGAGCACTGGCTGGCAAGGTATGTGCTTCTCAGCCACTGTTCCACCCAAAGTCAAGGATGTGGTTAGTGTTGTGTTGAAGCCAGGCTACAGTAATATTTCAACCATTGAGCAACATGAAGCGCCTACGCATGAGCGAGTTCCCCAGTACCATGTGGTCATACCGTCTGTGGTGGACACATTTACTACACTCACCTCGCTTCTTAAGATTGAAATCAAGAACAGCTCGAAGATCATTGTCTTCGGTGTTACTGCCAACATGGTTGCTCTTTTTGCCAACGTATTTTCTAAGGGATTGACTCCTTTGAAGGTGTTTGAGATTCACTCCAGACTCAACCAAGCCGCTCGCACAAGAACGACAACCCAATTCAAAGAAGCAGATTCGGGAATCCTTTTCGCCTCCGATGTTATCGGCCGCGGAATGGACTTTCCTAATGTCGACCTAGTCATCCAGATCGGCCTGCCATCAAACGCCGAACAATACGTACATCGTGTTGGCCGTACTGGCCGTGCAGGAAATGAGGGCCGCGCAGTCATCCTTCTCACAGAATCCGAATCTTTTTTCATGAAGAACAACCGCCACCTACCCATAAAACCCCACCCCGAGACCGATGCGATCAATGCAGGTGCGTCTTCATGCACTGAAGCTGTAATAAAGGCCATGTACAGCATTGAAGAAACCACAAAGCAACGCGCCTACTCTTCTTATATAGGCTTTTTCGCTGGATCAGGTCTAATGAAGCAGCTCCGTCTTGACAAGCCTGGCATTGTGCAGCTCGCAAACAACCTGGCGATGCAGGGCATGGGGTGCCCTGAGCCTCCACCTATGGACAAGAAGGTCGTTGGAAAGATGGGCCTGAAAGGTGTCCCTGGCTTCAACTACGCGAGCGGGGAGAGTTTGCGCCCTGCTAAACCGCGCGGTCCTCCCAGGCCCAAGTCTCGTGATGACAGCCCCTGGAAAGGCAAACCACGCACTGCTTTGAGTCCTTCAGCTGGCCGGGGAGGCAATCATGAAAGGGTCGAGAAGAACAGCGGACCGCGTTGGCGTGGTGGGCGCGGCGGGCGCGGTGGGCGAGGTGGACGCGGCGGACGTGGAGGGCAGTGA
- a CDS encoding uncharacterized protein (COG:S;~EggNog:ENOG410Q6NN) has product MSVAGPSLRIVLDRDPLGKPYKPGDTISGRVCRTLATVAPEANLTVTLHGRSTSKVSDTKVSLDCLGPPVSYVLLAGAPVHIPRSGEGGSWPFAMTIPALVSDIRSPSQQKHYPAPGGTLETPFPPPGTFHFNGESIWTGEGGAASINYYVEARLDLLHQCNGRNVRDTLTAKATFDLRNVNPGAPIADFSMKTSTRQCSISTYRLIPGVGDLSFSQNLRQSLNSSKVPRFTFKVILSLPSTLQVGNGNTIPISITIVPNFQCTSEIVHGVPQEIFFRAFRLKVKASTTARAERYTDSRTTPGRNLIPLGSVSSLGPPGRTISIIPGIETESVPLNIGEMLMVNTAQSNLHPDFRTYNISRTNSLRWELDGSVAGEDFSLSSSHSVKILPASGEVAEPAGLEGLGGLGELGEIGEPGGEELPGYSKVKEPPPAYNL; this is encoded by the coding sequence ATGTCTGTCGCTGGGCCATCTCTCAGGATCGTGCTAGATCGCGATCCCCTCGGCAAACCGTACAAGCCCGGCGACACGATTAGCGGTCGAGTCTGTCGCACCCTAGCGACTGTCGCTCCAGAAGCAAACCTAACCGTCACTCTCCATGGGCGGTCTACCTCCAAGGTTTCGGACACCAAGGTTTCGCTCGATTGTCTGGGTCCGCCTGTCTCCTATGTCTTGCTCGCTGGTGCTCCAGTACACATTCCCCGGTCTGGCGAGGGTGGATCGTGGCCATTCGCCATGACGATTCCCGCTTTAGTCTCAGACATTCGAAGCCCGTCACAACAGAAGCACTATCCTGCACCAGGTGGTACGCTTGAAACGCCTTTCCCTCCGCCGGGGACCTTCCATTTCAACGGAGAATCTATCTGGACAGGCGAAGGCGGCGCAGCCTCTATAAACTACTATGTTGAGGCACGACTGGACCTCTTACATCAGTGCAATGGCAGAAATGTACGGGACACCCTTACTGCTAAGGCGACATTCGACCTCCGGAACGTCAATCCAGGCGCGCCTATTGCGGATTTCAGCATGAAGACATCGACCAGGCAGTGTAGTATCAGTACGTACCGACTCATTCCAGGTGTCGGCGATCTCAGTTTTAGCCAGAATCTGAGGCAATCCCTGAATTCTTCCAAGGTTCCCAGATTCACGTTCAAGGttattctttctcttcccagTACCCTGCAagttggcaatggcaataCTATCCCAATCTCCATCACCATCGTTCCAAATTTTCAATGCACAAGCGAGATTGTCCATGGTGTCCCACAGGAAATCTTCTTCAGGGCATTCCGGCTGAAAGTCAAAGCAAGCACAACCGCGCGCGCCGAAAGATACACCGACTCGAGAACCACACCAGGGAGGAATCTCATTCCACTCGGCTCCGTTAGCTCACTCGGCCCTCCAGGACGTACTATTTCAATTATTCCTGGCATCGAGACTGAATCCGTACCTCTTAATATCGGCGAGATGCTGATGGTAAATACGGCCCAAAGCAACCTGCACCCGGATTTTCGTACATACAATATTTCCCGCACGAACTCGCTACGCTGGGAGTTGGATGGGAGTGTAGCGGGAGAGGATTTTTCCCTGAGCTCCTCACATTCAGTGAAGATATTGCCGGCGTCAGGGGAAGTTGCAGAGCCTGCTGGGCTTGAAGGActtggaggacttggagagCTTGGGGAAATCGGGGAGCCTGGGGGTGAGGAGCTACCAGGGTATAGTAAGGTGAAAGAACCCCCGCCTGCATATAACCTCTAG
- a CDS encoding uncharacterized protein (COG:S;~EggNog:ENOG410PX7E): protein MLATQMPPPASHRPPTPTSNSSGVEVPASHSTMSPGPPSQHSTVSHSSMACGLTSSATNRPPTLSRPKLTLQTSSLPVTFGRSTTGLSLSLAAGATASPTVHNTFKNAYDVAYPPSATVSPSRSTSNRFSKPSSPYTSSNPYQLPLGVKSILRNSRLERRPSQAAPNGPNGSSSSRRVFFPAKKQVNYRYPLEEEIKTVKYTARHSDIVSDSEAESCETGSDDDSDYSSSSLVSSDTTPSDDEANPSEPAADKKKKKRKYRSNERQVRAAALRDGLEDPYTSVNSSTPQTPLQGRLKRRREWKWTLGPLDEAGSTPVSSQLSTSNTQLSTPSESEQDPEYPTKEPDILSLNVATVRPTSQPSQLTTPISLAPSDASESNTALSPVHPINY from the coding sequence ATGCTCGCAACCCAAATGCCCCCTCCGGCCTCGCATCGTCCCCCGACTCCCACTTCGAACTCGTCCGGAGTAGAGGTACCTGCTTCGCATTCAACCATGTCTCCTGGCCCCCCTTCACAACATTCTACAGTATCACATTCCAGCATGGCTTGCGGCCTCACATCAAGTGCGACAAATCGACCCCCAACGCTCTCAAGGCCAAAACTCACCCTACAAACCTCGTCGCTTCCTGTCACATTTGGCCGTTCGACAACGGGCTTATCACTCTCCCTGGCCGCTGGTGCCACAGCATCTCCCACTGTTCACAACACCTTCAAGAATGCCTACGATGTTGCATATCCGCCTTCGGCAACCGTCTCCCCGTCTAGGTCCACCAGCAATCGCTTCTCCAAACCGTCGTCACCGTATACTTCCAGCAACCCCTACCAGCTACCACTCGGCGTAAAGAGTATCCTTCGCAACTCACGCTTGGAGCGACGGCCGAGCCAAGCGGCCCCGAACGGTCCTAATggctcttcatcatcacgcCGAGTATTCTTCCCGGCCAAGAAGCAAGTAAACTATCGTTACCCGTtagaggaggaaatcaagaCCGTCAAGTACACGGCGCGCCATTCAGATATAGTCTCCGATTCGGAAGCTGAGTCCTGTGAAACAGGCTCCGACGATGACTCGGATTACTCTAGTTCCAGCCTAGTTTCGTCGGATACTACACCTTCGGACGACGAGGCCAATCCTTCCGAGCCAGCCGCagacaagaagaaaaagaagcgaAAGTATCGCAGCAATGAACGACAAGTTCGCGCAGCCGCCCTCAGAGATGGCTTGGAGGACCCATATACCTCAGTAAACTCGTCAACACCTCAAACGCCTCTACAAGGCCGCCTCAAGCGCCGTCGCGAATGGAAGTGGACTCTGGGACCGCTAGACGAAGCCGGCAGTACCCCAGTTTCTTCACAATTGTCTACATCAAATACTCAACTATCCACTCCATCGGAATCAGAGCAAGATCCCGAGTATCCCACAAAGGAACCTGACATCCTTTCCCTCAACGTGGCTACGGTTCGACCCACATCCCAACCATCACAATTGACGACCCCAATCTCCCTCGCTCCGAGTGACGCATCAGAAAGCAACACCGCCCTTTCCCCGGTCCACCCCATTAACTACTAG
- a CDS encoding C2 domain protein (COG:S;~EggNog:ENOG410PIKS;~InterPro:IPR037767,IPR037765,IPR035892,IPR000008, IPR031468;~PFAM:PF00168;~TransMembrane:3 (i183-199o205-223i378-396o);~go_function: GO:0008289 - lipid binding [Evidence IEA];~go_process: GO:0061817 - endoplasmic reticulum-plasma membrane tethering [Evidence IEA]) codes for MPPHPKGSAQSPNQHRVGEHWSGANPVPTIGRFMERLQEDQREREAHEQAMAAKSQQERPQAEGAIPHRPRKVGKGRTREVTDPTTGRDIEVEDLDETAMEPVKDPTLVVPNANLGKETSVKTDANQSLAEYKENQDITAPPDPIAEGTTSDVPIHGERTNVLFHPTPTISFKPMFENLEKRATSLCIGIVCGIIVLGRTFGASYWGLIPLAACISSGVWLWVQEVIRSGREMEWSSEQLRGQMATANLLPESVEWMNTFMGIIWGLVNPDMLAPVADTIEDIMQASSPGVIENVRIAEIDQGNNPIRLLSLRALPDDHVQQLKENAHQNNVENKDAEEAAAMEEGGSFYNFEASFAYHAKPTGQSASAKARNMHMQLVFYLGVRGLFGVPFPVFVELIEMVGTIRGRLQLVPEAPFVKDLTFSLAGIPHVRAGCMPMFKTGVNVLNLPLISNFVNYAIGTACGIFAAPKSMTMDLSMMVKGDDIVKDTQALGIMWVRIHRATGLSKQDQRGSFGGGSDPYINLSFSKYGKPMYCTRVICDDLNPVWEETAGLLVNSELIKANENLSVELWDSDRHTADDVVGKVELPIREMIQHPCRMYQQVSKLQGMNEGSEMPGELHWEVGFFGKPKLRNELRTDGKIKDLPKNLKNDPKFEDDKGIISTEEEEAVTHTPPDPLWPSGICSIVVHQIVNLQLANVKGSNGDRRGREYEPARPSGENTEEQGNDLPTSYCKIILNDELIYRTRAKALSSKPIFNAGTERFVRDWRSAVVTVVVRDQRYREHDPILGLVPLKLSDLFQTSSQVTRWYPLDGGIGFGRVRISLLFRHVETKLPPNMLGWDVGTFKFTSNNITAQGLNHRTKIRLRTGGSSGKIPRHVCTVNGDSSSFDLSQLDVRLPVKHRYRSPVIFEFLTQGKHGTTGYAILWLQHLIDNGDLPVDIPIWQTKNGKRLTQNYITEDNLENKRNPGLEDVQEIGRLRFHCTFTPGIDESHEHFVVDNHTRETFETWEACIAEGVRPRSIEAEIPERTEQMHEQSLLQGRDILKVADPKERRRWIDKEGQDWSGAFGQDPLVQIKADEQNQARRGPGQQGTVMHLPDDDEGSDISDSSNEREHEPGHGHGQGQNPEYEAHQGPNGTDGTIGGIPKTNNTTSRPSTGDSKSTGPSQTSTMETASNSTKSSKKAAKRSEQRHQRGIMQWKPARNASFAKDEAKFALKKVKQKFSGDLAGREPDIETETGN; via the exons ATGCCTCCTCATCCGAAGGGGTCGGCCCAGTCCCCCAACCAGCACCGGGTTGGGGAGCATTGGAGCGGAGCCAACCCGGTGCCGACAATTGGGCGATTCATGGAACGCCTTCAAGAAGATCAGAGGGAACGTGAAGCCCATGAGCAAGCCATGGCTGCGAAGAGCCAGCAAGAACGGCCACAGGCGGAGGGTGCCATCCCTCATAGACCTCGCAAAGTAGGAAAGGGCAGAACGCGCGAGGTTACAGATCCGACGACTGGTAGGGATATTGAAgttgaggatttggatgagaCTGCTATGGAGCCCGTCAAGGACCCAACG TTGGTGGTGCCAAACGCCAACCTTGGAAAAGAGACA tcaGTGAAGACAGATGCGAACCAATCGCTCGCCGAATACAAGGAAAACCAAGATATTACAGCGCCCCCGGACCCCATCGCGGAGGGGACTACTTCAGACGTCCCAATCCATGGAGAGAGAACGAATGTTCTTTTCCACCCGACTCCAACAATATCCTTTAAGCCCATGTTCGAGAATCTGGAAAAGCGAGCGACTTCCCTGTGTATTGGTATCGTGTGTGGCATCATCGTCCTAGGCCGGACCTTTGGCGCCTCATATTGGGGTCTCATTCCTCTAGCTGCCTGTATTTCTAGTGGTGTGTGGCTATGGGTACAAGAAGTGATACGAAGTGGCAGGGAAATGGAATGGAGTAGTGAGCAATTAAGAGGGCAAATG GCAACAGCGAACCTATTGCCGGAATCTGTCGAATGGATGAACACATTCATGGGAATTATCTGGGGCTTGGTCAACCCAGACATGTTGGCACCGGTTGCTGATACGATTGAAGATATCATGCAAGCATCTTCGCCTGGCGTTATTGAAAATGTTCGCATTGCAGAGATTGACCAAGGGAATAACCCAATTCGACTGCTAAGTCTGCGCGCACTGCCGGACGATCATGTACAACAGTTGAAAGAAAATGCCCATCAGAACAACGTCGAAAACAAggatgccgaagaagcagccgcCATGGAGGAAGGCGGGAGTTTCTACAACTTCGAGGCTTCTTTCGCCTACCATGCAAAGCCCACCGGCCAGAGTGCTTCCGCCAAAGCTCGCAACATGCACATGCAGCTTGTTTTCTACCTCGGTGTCCGCGGTCTCTTTGGTGTGCCATTTCCGGTCTTCGTGGAACTTATTGAGATGGTAGGAACGATCCGTGGTAGACTTCAACTGGTCCCTGAAGCTCCCTTCGTCAAGGATCTCACGTTTAGTCTTGCTGGGATCCCCCATGTTCGAGCCGGCTGTATGCCGATGTTCAAAACAGGAGTCAATGTCTTGAACCTTCCTTTGATTTCCAACTTTGTCAATTATGCCATTGGTACTGCGTGCGGTATTTTTGCAGCCCCCAAGTCAATGACAATGGATCTCAGCATGATGGTAAAGGGTGACGACATTGTCAAAGATACACAGGCGCTCGGAATCATGTGGGTTCGGATCCATCGTGCTACGGGATTAAGCAAACAAGACCAGCGCGGTAgttttggtggtggaagtgacCCTTATATCAACCTTTCGTTCTCGAAATATGGAAAGCCGATGTATTGCACAAGGGTGATTTGCGATGATCTGAATCCAGTCTGGGAAGAGACAGCAGGGTTGCTCGTGAACTCCGAGCTCATCAAAGCGAATGAGAACCTCAGTGTTGAGCTCTGGGACTCGGATCGCCACACGGCAGATGATGTCGTCGGCAAAGTCGAGTTGCCCATTCGTGAAATGATCCAGCACCCGTGCCGTATGTACCAGCAAGTCTCAAAGCTCCAGGGCATGAATGAAGGAAGTGAGATGCCCGGAGAGCTGCACTGGGAAGTCGGCTTCTTTGGCAAACCGAAACTGAGAAACGAGCTGAGGACCGACGGTAAGATTAAGGATTTGCccaagaacctcaagaatGACCCCAAATTCGAGGATGATAAGGGTATCATCAGtacagaagaggaggaagccgtCACGCACACGCCGCCTGATCCTCTGTGGCCAAGTGGGATTTGCAGTATTGTCGTGCATCAGATCGTCAACCTGCAGCTTGCCAACGTCAAGGGCAGTAATGGCGATCGTCGGGGGAGGGAGTATGAACCAGCCAGGCCTTCTGGAGAGAACACTGAGGAGCAAGGTAATGATTTGCCAACCAGCTATTGCAAGATCATTCTAAACGACGAACTT ATCTATCGTACACGAGCAAAAGCCTTGAGCTCAAAGCCCATCTTCAACGCCGGAACAGAGAGATTCGTGCGTGATTGGCGCTCAGCCGTTGTCACGGTGGTTGTCAGGGACCAGAGATACAGAGAGCACGACCCAATTCTAGGTCTCGTCCCTCTCAAGCTTTCTGATCTCTTCCAGACTAGCTCCCAGGTCACTAGATGGTATCCTCTAGATGGAGGAATTGGCTTCGGCCGGGTGCGCATTTCGCTTCTTTTCAGACATGTCGAAACTAAGCTTCCTCCAAATATGCTCGGATGGGACGTTGGGACGTTCAAATTCACGTCCAACAATATCACTGCACAAGGCCTTAACCACCGAACTAAGATCCGCTTGCGAACAGGAGGTAGCAGCGGGAAGATCCCACGACACGTATGCACCGTCAACGGGGATagctcctccttcgaccTCTCCCAGCTTGATGTCCGTCTTCCTGTTAAGCATCGTTACCGATCCCCTGTCATTTTTGAATTCCTCACCCAAGGCAAGCATGGCACCACCGGATACGCTATCCTCTGGCTCCAGCACCTCATCGACAACGGAGATTTACCCGTAGACATCCCAATCTGGCAAACGAAGAACGGAAAACGCCTCACGCAGAACTACATCACCGAGGACAACCTGGAGAACAAGCGCAACCCGGGCCTTGAAGACGTCCAGGAAATTGGCCGCCTCCGGTTCCACTGCACTTTCACGCCAGGCATTGACGAATCTCACGAACacttcgtcgtcgacaaCCACACCCGCGAGACTTTCGAAACATGGGAAGCTTGCATCGCCGAGGGTGTCCGTCCCCGGAGCATCGAGGCCGAAATCCCCGAGCGCACAGAGCAAATGCACGAGCAATCCCTCCTTCAAGGCCGCGACATTCTCAAGGTCGCTGATCCCAAGGAACGCCGCCGCTGGATCGACAAAGAGGGTCAAGACTGGAGTGGTGCATTCGGCCAAGATCCTCTTGTTCAGATCAAAGCCGATGAACAGAACCAGGCCAGGAGAGGACCGGGCCAACAAGGGACAGTCATGCACCTCCctgacgatgacgaaggtTCTGATATCAGTGACTCCTCCAACGAGCGAGAACACGAACCTGGACACGGACACGGACAGGGACAGAATCCCGAATACGAGGCGCATCAAGGCCCAAACGGCACAGACGGCACGATTGGAGGCATCCCGAAGACCAACAACACGACCTCCCGCCCTAGCACCGGCGACAGCAAGAGCACCGGTCCCAGCCAGACGTCCACGATGGAGACAGCATCAAACTCCACAAAATCCTCCAAAAAGGCTGCCAAACGCAGCGAGCAGCGTCATCAACGCGGGATAATGCAGTGGAAGCCAGCCCGTAACGCGTCCTTTGCGAAGGACGAGGCCAAGTTtgcgttgaagaaggtcaagCAAAAATTCAGCGGGGATCTGGCTGGCAGAGAGCCTGATATTGAGACTGAGACAGGGAACTAA
- a CDS encoding uncharacterized protein (TransMembrane:3 (o14-36i73-92o124-146i)), whose protein sequence is MTPTRGEYTLSEYILQWLLGPGWHWILFFVYAAWWAQLQDARLSEHRQGEKRPTIDWLRRRGSLRSVKDAQNLLIFHVILLVLEPVEGHWILTSWYRTFSAIYWMQVPENYTWGDTLVKYWCNFLFPVGLLFWSLVGIDLMLLTWAHVQELRVLTPLVETRDLGEEKARNEE, encoded by the coding sequence ATGACGCCCACCCGTGGGGAATATACCTTGTCCGAGTATATCCTTCAATGGCTTCTCGGTCCTGGTTGGCATTGGATACTCTTCTTCGTATATGCAGCCTGGTGGGCCCAATTACAAGATGCTCGACTCTCCGAACACAGGCAAGGAGAGAAAAGACCTACGATTGACTGGCTCAGAAGGAGAGGGTCTCTTCGCTCAGTCAAAGATGCTCAGAATTTGCTCATTTTTCATgtcatccttcttgtcctaGAACCGGTCGAAGGACATTGGATTCTAACATCCTGGTATCGCACATTCTCGGCTATCTACTGGATGCAAGTTCCTGAAAACTATACATGGGGTGACACTCTTGTCAAATATTGGTGCAATTTTCTCTTCCCCGTCGGCCTATTATTCTGGTCCCTGGTGGGCATTGATCTGATGCTACTTACCTGGGCGCATGTACAAGAGTTAAGGGTTTTGACACCACTGGTTGAAACTCGAGATTTaggggaagaaaaagccaGGAACGAAGAGTAA